The Candidatus Pantoea soli genome window below encodes:
- a CDS encoding AraC family transcriptional regulator, translating to MTQQIEYQPPADAPQLRYFMRYEQTNARTEYLPHRHAWGQVIFVTGHVLEMDVEGERLLTPADMPIWIPPGQRHSSYNHALAQFRTFNLAADLCTGMPEKACLLRADAIAHAIMNEFARRGLTQPQSDADWRLCEVLTDRLRLAPAHTSYLPVSDDKFLAPILRALEANPGDSTTLAQWAKRVYTTERTLARRCQQQLKMSFSEWRQRLRFLRAIALLEQGWSVQRIAHDLGYSSASALIVMFQQQAGTTPERYRSRLG from the coding sequence ATGACCCAGCAGATTGAATATCAGCCACCGGCCGATGCGCCGCAGCTGCGCTACTTCATGCGTTATGAACAGACCAACGCCAGAACGGAATATCTGCCGCATCGCCACGCGTGGGGGCAGGTGATTTTTGTCACCGGCCACGTGCTGGAGATGGATGTTGAGGGTGAGCGGCTGCTGACCCCGGCTGATATGCCTATCTGGATCCCGCCCGGGCAGCGGCACAGCAGCTACAACCACGCACTGGCGCAGTTCCGCACCTTTAACCTCGCCGCTGATTTATGCACCGGAATGCCGGAGAAAGCCTGCCTGCTGAGGGCAGATGCCATTGCACACGCCATCATGAATGAGTTTGCCCGGCGCGGCCTGACGCAGCCGCAGAGCGATGCCGACTGGCGGCTCTGTGAGGTGCTGACCGATCGGCTGCGGCTGGCCCCGGCGCACACCAGCTATTTGCCGGTGTCGGATGACAAATTTCTGGCGCCCATTCTGCGTGCGCTGGAGGCCAACCCCGGCGACAGCACCACGCTGGCACAATGGGCAAAGCGCGTATACACCACTGAGCGTACGCTGGCGCGGCGCTGTCAGCAGCAGCTGAAGATGTCGTTCAGCGAGTGGCGGCAGCGTCTGCGTTTTTTGCGCGCCATTGCCCTGCTGGAGCAGGGCTGGAGCGTGCAGCGCATCGCGCACGATCTTGGCTACAGTTCGGCCTCGGCGCTGATTGTCATGTTTCAGCAGCAGGCCGGCACCACGCCGGAACGCTATCGCAGCCGGTTAGGCTAA
- a CDS encoding DMT family transporter, protein MNVFFPLIAVLIWSVNTIVSKLSADSIDPAAISFYRWLLALLVLTPFCLPGVWRHRHTLKAHLGQLLLLGLLGMVLYQSLAYYAAHTVSAVMMGILGATIPLLTILLSLLLLRLAPTRGILLGGLLSFAGLVWLVSAGNPAQLLHQRPGNGELMMLAASTSYALYGVLTKRWAIPLPTWQSLYVQIFFGVLLLLPGFLHAPDVSLNAANVPLVLFAGLFASIIAPFLWILGVQRLGASTTSIFMNLIPVFTALIAVLFLHEQLQLYHWTGGGITLTGVMLAQRLKTPLRKPRTVQPPVRES, encoded by the coding sequence ATGAATGTTTTTTTCCCGCTGATTGCCGTGCTGATCTGGTCAGTCAACACCATCGTCAGCAAACTGTCCGCTGACAGCATCGATCCCGCCGCCATCTCCTTTTATCGCTGGCTGCTGGCCCTGCTGGTCCTGACGCCATTCTGCCTGCCCGGCGTATGGCGCCACCGCCATACCCTGAAAGCACACCTCGGGCAGCTGCTGCTGCTTGGCCTGCTGGGCATGGTGCTTTACCAGAGCCTGGCCTATTACGCGGCGCATACGGTATCGGCGGTGATGATGGGCATTCTGGGGGCGACCATACCGCTGCTGACCATTCTGCTCAGCCTGCTGCTGCTGCGTCTGGCGCCAACGCGCGGCATTCTGCTCGGCGGCCTGCTGTCGTTTGCCGGACTGGTATGGCTGGTCAGCGCGGGCAATCCGGCACAGCTGCTGCATCAGCGCCCGGGCAATGGGGAACTGATGATGCTGGCCGCCTCTACCTCGTACGCGCTGTATGGTGTGCTGACCAAACGCTGGGCCATTCCGCTGCCCACCTGGCAGAGTTTGTATGTGCAGATTTTCTTTGGCGTGCTGCTGCTATTGCCGGGCTTTCTGCACGCGCCGGACGTGTCGCTGAACGCGGCCAATGTGCCGCTGGTGCTGTTCGCCGGCCTGTTTGCGTCTATTATCGCGCCGTTTCTGTGGATCCTCGGCGTACAGCGTCTGGGTGCCAGCACCACCAGCATCTTTATGAACCTGATCCCGGTATTTACCGCGCTGATTGCCGTCCTGTTTTTACATGAGCAGCTGCAGCTGTATCACTGGACAGGCGGCGGAATTACGCTGACGGGCGTCATGCTGGCCCAGCGCCTGAAAACGCCGCTGCGTAAGCCGCGTACGGTGCAGCCTCCGGTCAGGGAAAGCTGA
- a CDS encoding sensor histidine kinase, whose protein sequence is MRLIHSLRGELLLWLGAPLLLLWGLSVYTHYQSALQAANQAYDRSLLASARTVAERLVVRQRHLEVDVPWVVLDSFERNMNDQLFYQVISPEGKTLSGYPDLPLLPRNAPLSEVYPALVHFYDARYRRQPIRIAALWQPVSEEGVEGMALVLVAETLNSRHAFAESLLRTALVSQSFLVLMTLLLASLLLRKVLRPLRRLSRIMLRRAPGELTPLPSLLPWSELQPLIVAFNRHLERLRGLLARQERFSADVAHQLRTPLTILKTQVAVALSSDDPRQWRESLQGMRHTLDDTVQLTDRLLQLAQIKARHGEDKPFSRVNLSAIVQQACFSGYPAARHKQIDLGFEGDEAASVEGDALLLAELCANLLDNAIKYTPDGGTVTARLHGRLLEIEDSGPGIAEDQQQQALQPFGRLDHASQPGVGIGLALVKDICAWHGARLRLDRSPQLGGLRVRVSFP, encoded by the coding sequence GTGCGCCTGATCCATTCACTGCGCGGCGAGTTGTTGCTCTGGCTCGGCGCGCCGCTGCTGCTGCTGTGGGGCCTGTCGGTGTATACCCACTATCAAAGCGCACTGCAGGCGGCCAATCAGGCCTACGATCGCTCGCTGCTGGCTTCAGCGCGCACCGTTGCGGAACGTCTGGTGGTGCGCCAGCGGCATCTTGAGGTCGATGTGCCCTGGGTGGTGCTCGACAGCTTCGAACGCAACATGAACGATCAGCTGTTTTATCAGGTGATTTCACCGGAAGGCAAAACCCTCTCCGGCTATCCCGATCTTCCCCTGCTGCCGCGCAACGCACCGCTGTCAGAGGTTTATCCGGCGCTGGTACACTTTTATGATGCCCGTTATCGCAGGCAGCCGATTCGCATCGCGGCGCTGTGGCAGCCGGTGAGTGAGGAGGGCGTGGAGGGCATGGCGCTGGTGCTGGTGGCGGAAACGCTGAATTCGCGGCACGCCTTTGCCGAAAGCCTGCTGCGCACGGCGCTGGTCAGCCAGAGTTTTCTGGTGCTGATGACGCTGCTGCTGGCGAGCCTGCTGCTGCGGAAAGTGCTGCGGCCGCTGCGCCGGCTGTCGCGCATCATGCTGCGCCGGGCACCGGGCGAGCTGACACCGCTGCCGTCGCTGCTGCCGTGGTCAGAGCTGCAGCCGCTGATTGTGGCGTTTAACCGGCACCTGGAGCGCCTGCGCGGCCTGCTGGCGCGTCAGGAGCGGTTCAGCGCCGACGTAGCGCACCAGCTGCGCACGCCGCTGACCATCCTGAAAACCCAGGTGGCGGTGGCACTCAGCAGTGACGATCCCCGCCAGTGGCGCGAAAGCCTGCAGGGAATGCGCCATACGCTGGACGACACCGTACAGCTGACGGACCGCCTGCTGCAGCTGGCGCAGATCAAAGCGCGTCACGGCGAAGATAAACCTTTCAGCCGCGTCAATCTGAGCGCAATAGTGCAGCAGGCCTGCTTCAGCGGCTATCCGGCGGCGCGCCATAAACAGATTGATCTCGGGTTTGAGGGCGACGAGGCGGCCAGCGTGGAGGGCGATGCGCTGTTGCTGGCCGAGCTGTGCGCCAATCTACTGGATAACGCCATCAAATATACGCCCGATGGCGGAACGGTGACCGCGCGACTGCACGGCCGGCTGCTGGAAATTGAGGACAGCGGACCGGGTATCGCCGAGGATCAGCAGCAGCAGGCGCTGCAGCCGTTTGGCCGGCTCGATCACGCCAGCCAGCCCGGCGTGGGTATCGGGCTGGCGCTGGTGAAGGATATCTGCGCCTGGCACGGTGCCCGGCTGCGGCTGGATCGCAGCCCGCAGCTCGGCGGCCTGCGGGTACGCGTCAGCTTTCCCTGA
- the tctD gene encoding transcriptional regulator TctD: MRLLLVEDTVELANWLQKALTQKGFAVDWVADGVAADHVLQSENYALVVLDVSLPRLDGLAVLARLRKRGQRVPVLLLTAHSALEQRVQGLNAGADDYLTKPFELDELEARLRALLRRSQGQAAQTQMIGQLERDSEGYFLLNHKPLLLTPREASVLSTLMQRPGRPVSRQHLYEQTFTLADEASPESIELYVHRVRKKLAGSDVAIVTLRGLGYSLECQPCA, encoded by the coding sequence ATGCGTCTCTTACTGGTAGAAGATACGGTGGAACTGGCGAACTGGCTGCAGAAAGCCCTGACGCAGAAAGGCTTCGCCGTGGACTGGGTGGCAGACGGCGTGGCGGCGGACCATGTGCTGCAGAGTGAGAATTACGCGCTGGTGGTACTGGATGTCTCCCTGCCGCGGCTGGATGGTCTGGCGGTGCTGGCGCGGCTGCGCAAGCGCGGGCAGCGCGTGCCGGTGCTGCTGCTGACCGCACACAGCGCGCTGGAACAGCGCGTGCAGGGGCTGAATGCCGGTGCCGATGATTACCTGACCAAACCGTTTGAACTGGATGAGCTGGAAGCACGCCTGCGCGCGCTGCTGCGCCGCAGCCAGGGGCAGGCCGCGCAGACACAGATGATTGGTCAGCTGGAGCGCGACAGCGAAGGCTATTTTCTGCTTAACCATAAGCCGCTGCTGCTGACGCCGCGCGAAGCCAGCGTGCTTTCCACCCTGATGCAGCGACCCGGCCGCCCGGTATCGCGTCAGCATCTTTATGAACAGACGTTCACACTGGCCGACGAAGCCAGCCCGGAAAGTATCGAACTCTACGTACACCGGGTGCGGAAAAAACTGGCGGGCAGCGATGTGGCGATCGTCACGCTGCGCGGGCTGGGTTACAGCCTGGAATGCCAGCCGTGCGCCTGA
- a CDS encoding tripartite tricarboxylate transporter substrate binding protein, translated as MRTALATTLLALSVSAASAAAPQRTECIAPAKPGGGFDLTCKLIQVSMQETGQISSPMRVTYMPGGVGAVAYNAIIAQRPAEAGTLVAFSGGSLLNLSQGKFGRYSVDDVKWLAAVGTDYGMVAVRADAPWKTLGELMAAMKNDPTKVVVGAGASIGSQDWMKTALLAREAGIDPRKMRYVAFEGGGEPVTALLGNHIQVVSGDMSEMVPHLQSGKMRVLAVMSDKRLPGALAEIPTAKEQGFNVEWPVIRGYYLGPKVSEADYQWWEDAFKKLVTTKEFQQQRDLRGLFEFNLFGSELDAYVKKQVAQYREQAKSFGLAK; from the coding sequence ATGCGCACCGCCCTCGCCACGACCCTGCTGGCTTTATCGGTGTCCGCCGCCAGCGCGGCTGCCCCGCAACGTACCGAATGCATCGCCCCGGCAAAACCGGGTGGCGGTTTCGATCTCACCTGCAAGCTAATCCAGGTTTCCATGCAGGAGACCGGCCAGATCAGTTCACCGATGCGCGTCACCTATATGCCGGGCGGCGTGGGCGCCGTGGCGTATAACGCCATCATTGCGCAGCGTCCGGCCGAAGCAGGCACGCTGGTGGCCTTCTCCGGCGGGTCGCTACTCAACCTTTCTCAGGGCAAATTTGGCCGCTACTCCGTTGATGACGTGAAGTGGCTGGCTGCAGTCGGCACCGATTACGGCATGGTAGCGGTGCGGGCAGACGCGCCGTGGAAAACCCTGGGTGAGCTGATGGCAGCGATGAAAAACGATCCCACCAAAGTGGTGGTGGGCGCTGGCGCGTCGATTGGCAGTCAGGACTGGATGAAAACCGCCCTGCTGGCGCGTGAAGCCGGTATCGATCCCCGCAAAATGCGCTACGTGGCGTTTGAAGGCGGCGGCGAACCGGTGACGGCCCTGCTGGGCAATCATATCCAGGTGGTCTCAGGCGACATGAGTGAAATGGTGCCCCATCTGCAGAGCGGCAAAATGCGCGTGCTGGCGGTCATGAGCGATAAGCGCCTGCCGGGCGCGCTGGCGGAAATCCCAACGGCAAAAGAGCAGGGTTTTAACGTTGAGTGGCCGGTGATCCGCGGTTACTACCTCGGTCCCAAAGTCAGCGAGGCTGATTACCAGTGGTGGGAAGACGCGTTTAAGAAGCTGGTGACTACCAAAGAGTTTCAGCAGCAGCGCGACCTGCGCGGCCTGTTTGAATTCAACCTGTTCGGCAGTGAACTGGACGCCTACGTGAAAAAACAGGTGGCGCAGTATCGTGAACAGGCGAAATCCTTCGGCCTGGCCAAATAG
- a CDS encoding tripartite tricarboxylate transporter TctB family protein has protein sequence MSDRIFAGVWLVLCIAGLFIAWQIQSDYSYEPVGPRPFPMLLLSLMAICAVMMLLRKPDTVQWPVAATLKRLLLLCVMLFLYGWLFERLGFTLCTTLLTFGIGLLFGARWWAAALSGVIMGVALFYAFDRLLDVTLPVGSWFS, from the coding sequence ATGAGCGATCGTATTTTTGCCGGCGTCTGGCTGGTGCTGTGCATTGCCGGGCTGTTCATCGCCTGGCAAATCCAGAGCGATTACAGCTACGAACCGGTAGGGCCGCGCCCCTTCCCGATGCTGCTGCTGAGCCTGATGGCGATCTGTGCGGTGATGATGCTGCTGCGCAAGCCGGATACGGTGCAGTGGCCGGTCGCGGCAACGCTGAAACGACTGCTGCTGCTGTGCGTGATGCTGTTTCTCTACGGCTGGCTGTTTGAGCGCCTGGGTTTCACGCTGTGCACCACGCTGCTGACCTTCGGCATTGGTCTGCTGTTTGGCGCGCGCTGGTGGGCCGCCGCGCTCTCCGGCGTAATAATGGGCGTGGCGTTATTTTATGCCTTTGATCGTCTGCTGGATGTGACGCTGCCCGTCGGCAGCTGGTTCAGTTAA
- a CDS encoding tripartite tricarboxylate transporter permease, which yields MDTWSFLMQGFSVAMTPENLMIALIGCFIGTIVGLLPGLGPINGVAILMPLAFALHLPAESALILLATVYIGCEYGGRISSILLNVPGDAGAIMTALDGYPMAQQGKAGVALSISAVSSFIGSTIAILGIILFAPLLANWSLAFGPAEYFALMVFAIACLGSMMSHNPLKSFLAALIGLGMATVGVDANTGVYRFTFDSVHLSDGIQFVVVVIGLFSVSEILLMLESTSSGQKMVRASGRMLFNMKEAAQATGATLRSSFIGFFVGILPGAGATIASAIAYMSEKKISGSDQFGKGDIRGVAAPEAANNASACGSFIPMLTLGIPGSGTTAVMVGALTLYNITPGPAMFTEQPDIVWGLIAALLIGNVMLLIMNIPMINIFARMLTIPLWFLVPAIAAISAVGVYAVHSTTFDLLLMVGLGVFGYILRKMDFPMSPLILGFVLGEMLEQNLRRALSISNGNLPILWESSISKVLLVLAVAVLVVPPLWKWWRRKRLKLAAAE from the coding sequence ATGGATACCTGGTCTTTTCTGATGCAGGGTTTCAGCGTCGCTATGACGCCGGAAAACCTGATGATTGCCCTGATTGGCTGCTTTATCGGCACCATTGTTGGCCTGCTGCCGGGCCTCGGCCCTATCAACGGCGTGGCCATTCTGATGCCGCTGGCATTTGCCCTGCACCTGCCGGCGGAATCAGCGCTGATCCTGCTGGCAACGGTCTATATTGGCTGTGAGTATGGCGGCCGCATCTCGTCGATCCTGCTTAACGTGCCGGGCGACGCCGGGGCCATCATGACCGCGCTGGATGGCTATCCGATGGCGCAGCAGGGTAAAGCGGGCGTGGCGCTTTCGATTTCAGCCGTCAGCTCCTTTATCGGTTCGACCATCGCCATTCTCGGCATCATCCTGTTCGCGCCGCTGCTGGCGAACTGGTCGCTGGCGTTTGGCCCGGCAGAGTATTTCGCCCTGATGGTGTTCGCCATTGCCTGCCTTGGCAGCATGATGAGCCACAATCCGCTGAAATCATTCCTCGCTGCACTGATCGGGCTTGGCATGGCGACGGTGGGTGTCGACGCTAACACCGGCGTCTACCGCTTTACCTTTGACAGCGTACACCTCTCCGACGGCATTCAGTTTGTGGTGGTGGTGATTGGCCTGTTCTCGGTCAGCGAGATTCTGCTGATGCTGGAGTCCACCAGCAGCGGCCAGAAGATGGTGCGCGCCAGCGGCCGGATGCTGTTCAATATGAAAGAGGCGGCCCAGGCAACCGGCGCCACGTTGCGCTCCTCCTTTATTGGCTTTTTTGTCGGCATTCTGCCGGGCGCCGGCGCGACAATCGCCAGCGCGATTGCCTATATGAGCGAGAAGAAGATCAGCGGCAGCGATCAGTTCGGCAAAGGCGATATCCGTGGCGTCGCGGCACCGGAGGCGGCGAACAACGCCTCGGCGTGCGGCTCTTTTATTCCGATGCTGACGCTGGGGATTCCCGGTTCCGGCACTACGGCGGTGATGGTGGGTGCACTCACGCTCTACAACATCACGCCGGGTCCGGCGATGTTTACTGAACAGCCGGACATCGTCTGGGGGCTGATTGCCGCGCTGCTGATTGGTAACGTCATGCTGCTGATCATGAACATTCCCATGATCAACATCTTTGCGCGCATGCTGACCATTCCGCTGTGGTTTCTGGTGCCGGCCATTGCGGCGATCTCTGCCGTCGGCGTTTACGCCGTGCACAGCACCACCTTTGACCTGCTGCTGATGGTCGGGCTGGGCGTGTTCGGTTATATCCTGCGCAAGATGGATTTCCCGATGTCACCGCTGATTCTGGGCTTTGTGCTGGGGGAAATGCTGGAGCAGAACCTGCGACGTGCGCTCTCTATCAGTAACGGTAACCTGCCGATTCTGTGGGAAAGTTCCATCAGTAAAGTGCTGCTGGTGCTGGCGGTGGCGGTGCTGGTCGTGCCGCCACTGTGGAAGTGGTGGCGCCGCAAGCGCCTGAAGCTGGCCGCAGCAGAATAA
- the flk gene encoding flagella biosynthesis regulator Flk produces the protein MQPLSGPGVPAGDRSPLSHASGPSRAGGPAGEQPLSPAQRTTLERLIVRIMSLSTLKAPELWAGVRHEVGVKNDAELLSRHFPAAEQHLNTRLAQVQNSHATRQLLQQLQEKLPQGNNRQAVSDFIRQQFNQTVLSALSQDQLRQVLTMLQNGQMAIPQPQQTRITDRTLLPAEQQTLNQQVTRLAAATGESPVKVLADTLKLVNLKSGDPVPSRHFPLLTQYLQVRQTLSQHTSPTLQLLESSLKQPLSHDEQRLLEDYSQQRFQALPHTILTPAQSQDLLNLLFSRRVERSQDAPLADSALRPQPIWAPFVEILPRPLAQRPALTLVLGLALFFFLFWLLL, from the coding sequence ATGCAACCTCTTAGCGGTCCCGGTGTGCCTGCGGGCGATCGTTCACCTCTTTCTCACGCTTCCGGCCCGTCACGTGCCGGCGGCCCGGCTGGCGAACAGCCGCTCTCCCCGGCGCAGCGCACCACGCTGGAGCGCCTGATTGTGCGCATCATGTCACTCAGCACGCTGAAAGCGCCCGAGTTATGGGCAGGCGTGCGGCATGAAGTGGGCGTCAAAAATGACGCGGAGCTGCTGTCGCGCCATTTCCCGGCTGCGGAACAGCATCTCAATACTCGTCTGGCACAGGTACAGAACAGCCACGCCACACGCCAGCTGCTGCAACAGCTGCAGGAAAAGCTGCCGCAGGGCAATAACCGTCAGGCGGTGAGTGATTTCATCCGTCAGCAGTTTAATCAGACGGTGCTGAGTGCGCTGTCGCAGGATCAGCTGCGCCAGGTGCTGACCATGCTGCAGAATGGCCAGATGGCGATTCCGCAACCGCAGCAAACGCGCATTACCGATCGCACCCTGCTGCCGGCAGAGCAGCAGACGCTGAACCAGCAGGTCACGCGCCTGGCAGCCGCGACCGGTGAATCGCCGGTCAAAGTGCTGGCCGACACGCTGAAACTGGTCAACCTGAAAAGTGGCGATCCGGTGCCTTCGCGCCACTTCCCGCTGCTGACGCAGTATCTGCAGGTGCGGCAGACCCTGAGCCAGCACACCTCGCCGACGCTGCAGCTGCTGGAAAGCTCCCTGAAGCAGCCGCTCAGCCACGATGAGCAGCGCCTGCTGGAAGATTACAGCCAGCAGCGTTTTCAGGCCTTGCCACACACCATTCTGACCCCGGCGCAGAGCCAGGATCTGCTGAATCTGCTGTTCAGCCGCCGCGTTGAACGCAGCCAGGATGCGCCGCTGGCGGACAGCGCGCTGCGCCCGCAGCCCATCTGGGCGCCGTTTGTTGAGATCCTGCCGCGTCCGCTGGCGCAGCGGCCGGCACTGACGCTGGTGCTTGGGCTGGCACTGTTCTTCTTCCTGTTCTGGCTGCTGCTGTAA
- a CDS encoding rhodanese-like domain-containing protein, giving the protein MSSVLHFPPASPQQSVAYLQHKLSFYADAWDLAEDLAQGITQIMVIDARSREAYEAGHICGALSFPHRTMTAESTAALDRRTVYITYCDGIGCNGSTKAALRLAALGFQVKELIGGLDFWKRDGHPLTTGPQPGAWPQAATAAGCGC; this is encoded by the coding sequence ATGTCATCGGTCTTACACTTTCCCCCGGCCAGCCCGCAGCAGAGCGTGGCCTACCTGCAACACAAACTCAGCTTCTATGCGGACGCGTGGGATCTGGCGGAAGATTTAGCGCAGGGTATAACGCAGATTATGGTGATAGACGCCCGCAGCCGCGAAGCGTATGAAGCCGGGCATATCTGCGGCGCGCTGTCGTTTCCGCACCGCACCATGACGGCAGAAAGCACCGCCGCGCTCGATCGTCGCACTGTCTATATCACTTACTGCGACGGCATTGGCTGTAATGGCTCGACCAAAGCGGCACTCAGGCTGGCCGCGCTGGGATTTCAGGTAAAAGAGCTGATTGGCGGGCTGGATTTCTGGAAGCGCGACGGCCATCCGCTGACCACCGGTCCGCAGCCCGGCGCGTGGCCGCAGGCAGCGACTGCAGCCGGTTGCGGCTGCTGA
- the pdxR gene encoding MocR-like pyridoxine biosynthesis transcription factor PdxR — protein sequence MSHALFTLFSRQTQGGLRERLCSTLRQAIVSGHLRYAEKLPSSRQLARDLSLSRVTVEAAYAQLESEGYLRRHAGRGTFVAIALPPTARPPSSRPGPRFSQRGLQVLATGGCQDPPFPHAFAAGSPDLRAFPHRQWQRLSHQLQRSLGSRVMGYGDPLGYAPLRSAVADYLALSRGMRCTAQQVVVLTSSQQALQLLALLLLDPGDEVWLEEPGYPGARNAFLAAGAHCRAMRLDQQGAVPLQGHARLVYLTPGHHYPSGLPMSPERRLQWLAWARQNSSWLIEDDYDSEFHYDERPAPALQGMEADSRVIALGTFSKTLFPSLRLAWMVVPPSLVEALGRARSVLDGHSALLPQATAAAFLQQGHFASHLRLMRQLYHSRRDCLLAQIHTRLQPWIRPLHAAGGLQLTVELLAGDEAQLTQQASDIGLLLPRLSPLYATPARQSGWMLGFAALTPGEIVTACERLETLLARSVQTRR from the coding sequence ATGAGCCACGCCCTTTTCACGCTGTTCAGCCGCCAGACGCAGGGCGGCCTGCGCGAACGGCTGTGCAGCACGCTGCGTCAGGCGATTGTCAGCGGCCATCTGCGCTACGCTGAAAAACTGCCCTCCAGCCGGCAACTGGCGCGCGATCTGTCGCTTTCACGGGTGACGGTGGAAGCCGCTTATGCCCAGCTGGAGAGTGAAGGCTATCTGCGGCGTCACGCCGGGCGCGGCACCTTTGTAGCGATTGCGCTGCCGCCCACAGCCCGTCCACCCTCTTCCCGCCCCGGCCCGCGTTTCTCACAGCGCGGCCTGCAGGTGCTGGCCACCGGCGGCTGTCAGGACCCGCCGTTTCCGCACGCCTTTGCGGCGGGCTCGCCGGATTTGCGTGCATTTCCCCATCGCCAGTGGCAACGGCTGAGCCATCAACTGCAGCGTTCGCTCGGCAGTCGCGTTATGGGCTACGGCGATCCGCTGGGTTATGCGCCGCTGCGCAGTGCGGTGGCGGATTATCTGGCGCTGTCGCGCGGTATGCGCTGCACGGCACAGCAGGTGGTGGTGCTGACCAGCTCCCAGCAGGCGCTGCAGCTGCTGGCGCTGCTGCTACTCGATCCCGGTGATGAAGTCTGGCTGGAGGAGCCGGGTTATCCCGGTGCCCGCAACGCTTTTCTCGCGGCGGGCGCGCACTGTCGTGCCATGCGGCTGGATCAACAGGGGGCGGTGCCACTACAGGGTCATGCCCGGCTGGTCTATCTGACGCCAGGCCATCACTATCCCAGCGGCCTGCCGATGAGCCCGGAACGCCGGCTGCAGTGGCTGGCCTGGGCGCGGCAAAACAGTAGCTGGCTGATTGAGGACGATTACGACAGCGAGTTTCACTATGACGAGCGCCCTGCCCCGGCGCTGCAGGGTATGGAAGCAGACAGCCGGGTCATTGCGCTCGGCACGTTTTCCAAGACGCTGTTTCCCTCGCTGCGGCTGGCGTGGATGGTGGTGCCGCCTTCGCTGGTGGAGGCGCTTGGCCGGGCGCGCAGTGTTCTGGACGGGCACAGCGCGCTACTGCCCCAGGCAACCGCCGCCGCGTTTTTACAGCAGGGGCATTTTGCCAGCCACCTGCGGCTGATGCGTCAGCTTTACCATAGCCGTCGCGATTGTCTGCTGGCGCAGATCCACACCCGTCTGCAGCCGTGGATTCGGCCACTGCATGCCGCCGGCGGCCTGCAGCTGACGGTGGAACTGCTGGCGGGAGACGAAGCGCAGCTGACGCAGCAGGCCAGTGATATCGGCCTGTTGCTGCCCCGGCTGTCGCCGCTGTATGCCACGCCGGCGCGTCAGTCAGGCTGGATGCTGGGCTTCGCCGCGCTGACGCCCGGCGAGATCGTCACGGCCTGCGAGCGGCTGGAGACGCTGCTGGCGCGCAGCGTACAAACACGCCGGTAA